The genomic interval TCTCGGAGTTATTTCCCAATGCACAAGTGTTAGCGGCGAgaacaaaaagcaaagtaagCTAAGGAAATGTCAAACTGAAGGACCGTCTTTAGCGTCTACCGCCAGATCCTCCAACACGTGCACTGGCTCCCATCTCGGCGCCCACTCCAATGCCGGCGTCCATCCCAGCTCCAGGCCCGTCCTCAACGGCTTTGGGCGGTCCGCCGCCGTGGGCTCCAAGTTGTCCGCCCGCCCCCGCTGCTGCGCCCAGGCCCCCTTGGGCGGCACCTATAGCCTCGGGTGGACCTGGGACTTGGGACTGAGCCTCTGCGATGCTCTAATAGAAAGGAGCGTGGTTAATAGACAATAAATCACTGGGTATTTTAATAACTCCGAACAGGATCAGCTTAAGACAAAAAGTTAAGGCCTCACGATTTTTAATAGTTA from Drosophila yakuba strain Tai18E2 chromosome 3L, Prin_Dyak_Tai18E2_2.1, whole genome shotgun sequence carries:
- the LOC6532178 gene encoding glycine-rich cell wall structural protein; the protein is MKLAMFSWITCAMLWSIAEAQSQVPGPPEAIGAAQGGLGAAAGAGGQLGAHGGGPPKAVEDGPGAGMDAGIGVGAEMGASARVGGSGGRR